In Rhodanobacter humi, the following are encoded in one genomic region:
- a CDS encoding bifunctional helix-turn-helix transcriptional regulator/GNAT family N-acetyltransferase, which translates to MATDVLRELGPAYLGSRLKRLGERMQAGAARLTTDAGLPMQPSHMPLLSALDGQALTVGELVQAVGTSQPGVTRGVRQLVEMGLVQSQQGVDQRKRSVSLTPAGVTALARARLHVIPAVEDAVHALMDGGLDAFMEQISQLENVLSAAPIDVLAARSSREVLTIREYDDTLAGEFRDINAEWINAMFHLEAVDNEVLNHPREKIIDAGGAILFVEARGLGIVGACALLRSGPGAYELTKMGVRESARGLKAGEFLLAEIVRRAMAMHADPLYLLTNKRCAAAVHLYEKLGFRHDKEIMARYGAEYERCDVAMRYFPDAPKQTAGL; encoded by the coding sequence ATGGCTACCGATGTTTTGCGCGAGCTTGGGCCTGCCTACCTGGGCAGTCGCCTCAAACGTCTCGGCGAGCGCATGCAGGCGGGTGCGGCGCGACTCACCACGGATGCGGGCTTGCCGATGCAACCCAGCCACATGCCCCTGCTTTCCGCGCTGGATGGGCAGGCGTTGACGGTGGGGGAGCTGGTGCAGGCCGTGGGCACGAGCCAGCCCGGCGTCACGCGTGGCGTGCGCCAGCTGGTCGAGATGGGGTTGGTGCAATCGCAGCAAGGTGTCGATCAGCGCAAGCGCTCGGTGTCGCTGACGCCAGCCGGAGTCACCGCGCTGGCGCGCGCCCGTTTGCACGTCATACCGGCGGTGGAGGATGCCGTTCATGCCTTGATGGATGGCGGGCTCGACGCCTTCATGGAGCAGATCAGCCAACTGGAAAACGTGTTGTCCGCGGCGCCCATCGATGTCCTCGCCGCACGCAGCAGCCGCGAAGTCCTCACGATCCGCGAGTACGACGACACGCTCGCCGGGGAGTTCCGCGACATCAATGCCGAGTGGATCAATGCCATGTTCCACCTCGAAGCGGTCGACAACGAAGTCCTGAACCATCCGCGCGAGAAGATCATCGACGCCGGTGGCGCGATCCTTTTCGTCGAGGCGCGCGGGTTGGGCATCGTCGGCGCGTGCGCGCTGCTGCGCTCCGGCCCGGGCGCCTATGAGCTGACCAAGATGGGTGTGCGCGAGAGTGCGCGCGGCCTGAAGGCCGGCGAGTTCCTCTTGGCCGAGATCGTCCGTCGCGCCATGGCCATGCATGCCGATCCCCTGTATTTGCTCACCAACAAGCGTTGCGCCGCCGCCGTGCATCTGTACGAGAAGCTCGGCTTTCGGCACGACAAGGAAATCATGGCCCGGTACGGCGCCGAGTACGAACGCTGCGACGTCGCGATGCGGTACTT